A genome region from Chloroherpetonaceae bacterium includes the following:
- the serA gene encoding phosphoglycerate dehydrogenase, which yields MRTLILDNIEKTCGERLRQNGFEVVEKQKLSKDELKAEIKNYEVVLVRSATKLTADILACADSLKLIGRAGAGVDNIDIDAATRKGVIVMNTPGGNTISAAEHTCAMLLAVARLLPQAHAELKQGIWDKKKWMGRELEGKTLGILGLGKIGREVAKRMQAFGMRIVAFDPMVAEEFAAKLGITLLPMEELFRESDFITIHTPYSEATRNLLSAKAFGLMKTGVRIVNCARGGIVNEHDLVEAVQSGKVAAAALDVFETEPIPPDHPLLRLENVIVTPHIAASTVEAQEKVALQIAEQVIRWKETGELIGAVNATTVELAQKTEVKAYLVLAEKLGAMVAQLLDGTPKSMAITVYGDFLCKFSEAISAAALKGVLDEIQHREINYINVFAMAHDLNLQVHQHREKEHTDYQNLVVVEYETTEGKKRLGGIALGAKDLRVVMYDHFICEFKPEGYILIYINDDKPGVMARVGARLLRASINIANISLSRNEEKTKALTVICLDEGLSQATLKRIAEVEGVYSPRLIKV from the coding sequence ATGAGAACACTCATCTTAGACAACATTGAAAAAACCTGTGGCGAGCGCTTGCGCCAGAATGGCTTTGAAGTCGTTGAGAAGCAAAAGCTTTCCAAAGACGAGCTGAAAGCCGAGATTAAAAACTATGAAGTAGTCTTGGTGCGCAGCGCTACCAAACTAACGGCTGACATCTTAGCCTGTGCAGATTCACTCAAACTAATTGGGCGAGCAGGTGCAGGTGTCGATAACATTGATATTGATGCGGCAACACGAAAAGGCGTAATTGTGATGAATACGCCGGGTGGAAATACTATTTCAGCGGCAGAACATACCTGTGCGATGCTGCTGGCTGTAGCAAGGCTGCTCCCGCAAGCGCATGCCGAACTCAAGCAAGGTATCTGGGACAAAAAGAAATGGATGGGACGAGAGCTAGAAGGCAAAACATTGGGCATTTTAGGGCTGGGCAAAATCGGACGAGAGGTGGCAAAGCGAATGCAAGCCTTCGGAATGCGCATTGTAGCATTCGACCCAATGGTCGCTGAGGAGTTTGCCGCAAAGCTGGGTATTACGCTGCTCCCAATGGAAGAACTTTTTCGTGAATCCGATTTTATCACCATTCATACGCCATACAGTGAAGCGACACGCAATTTGCTGTCGGCAAAGGCTTTTGGGCTAATGAAAACAGGGGTGCGCATCGTCAATTGTGCACGTGGCGGCATTGTCAATGAGCACGACTTAGTAGAAGCAGTGCAGTCTGGCAAAGTGGCCGCAGCGGCCTTAGATGTCTTCGAGACCGAACCCATTCCACCTGACCACCCACTTTTAAGGCTGGAGAATGTGATTGTTACGCCGCACATTGCAGCCTCCACAGTGGAAGCACAAGAAAAAGTGGCTTTGCAAATCGCTGAACAGGTCATTCGCTGGAAAGAAACAGGTGAGCTAATTGGTGCAGTCAATGCGACGACGGTAGAACTGGCGCAGAAAACAGAAGTCAAAGCATATCTTGTGCTGGCAGAAAAATTGGGCGCAATGGTAGCGCAGCTCTTAGACGGCACGCCCAAGTCAATGGCGATCACAGTATATGGTGATTTCCTCTGCAAGTTCTCTGAAGCAATTTCCGCCGCAGCGCTCAAAGGGGTGCTGGACGAAATTCAGCACAGAGAAATCAACTATATCAATGTGTTCGCTATGGCGCACGACCTGAACCTGCAAGTGCACCAGCATCGCGAAAAAGAGCATACTGATTACCAAAACTTGGTGGTCGTCGAATACGAAACCACCGAAGGCAAAAAGCGACTGGGCGGTATCGCATTGGGAGCAAAAGATTTGCGCGTGGTAATGTATGACCACTTCATTTGCGAGTTCAAGCCCGAAGGCTATATCCTGATTTACATCAATGATGACAAGCCCGGCGTGATGGCGCGAGTAGGAGCGCGGTTGCTGCGCGCCAGCATCAACATCGCCAATATCTCGCTTTCACGCAATGAGGAAAAAACCAAAGCGCTAACGGTAATCTGCCTCGACGAAGGACTGTCGCAAGCAACGCTAAAACGCATTGCAGAAGTTGAAGGTGTCTATTCGCCACGCCTTATCAAGGTGTAA